The following are encoded in a window of Rhinolophus sinicus isolate RSC01 linkage group LG12, ASM3656204v1, whole genome shotgun sequence genomic DNA:
- the PYCR2 gene encoding pyrroline-5-carboxylate reductase 2 gives MSVGFIGAGQLACALVRGFTAAGILSAHKIIASSPEMDLPTVSALRKLGVNLTRNNKETVRHSDVLFLAVKPHIIPFILDEIGADVQARHIIVSCAAGVTISSVEKKLMAFQPAPKVIRCMTNTPVVVREGATVYATGTHALVEDGQLLEQLMSSVGFCTEVEEDLIDAVTGLSGSGPAYAFMALDALADGGVKMGLPRRLAVRLGAQALLGAAKMLLDSEQHPGQLKDNVCSPGGATIHALHFLESGGFRSLLINAVEASCIRTRELQSMADQEKISSAALKKTLLDRVKLESPTVSTLTPGSSGKLLTRSPAPGGKKD, from the exons ATGAGCGTGGGCTTCATCGGCGCGGGCCAGCTGGCCTGTGCCCTGGTGCGGGGCTTCACGGCCGCAG GCATCTTGTCGGCTCACAAGATAATAGCCAGCTCCCCGGAAATGGACCTGCCCACGGTGTCTGCACTTAGG AAGTTGGGGGTGAACCTGACCCGGAACAACAAGGAGACAGTGAGACACAGCGACGTCCTGTTCCTGGCCGTGAAGCCACACATCATCCCCTTCATCCTGGACGAGATCGGGGCCGACGTCCAGGCCAGGCACATCATCGTCTCCTGTGCAGCCGGAGTCACCATCAGCTCGGTGGAGAAG AAGCTGATGGCGTTCCAGCCGGCCCCCAAAGTGATTCGCTGCATGACCAACACACCTGTGGTGGTGCGGGAGGGGGCCACCGTGTACGCCACGGGCACCCACGCCTTGGTGGAGGACGGGCAGCTCCTGGAGCAGCTCATGAGCAGTGTGGGCTTCTGCACGGAGGTGGAGGAGGACCTCATTGACGCCGTCACAGGGCTCAGCGGCAGCGGGCCTGCCTAC GCGTTCATGGCCCTGGACGCGTTGGCTGATGGTGGGGTGAAGATGGGCCTGCCGCGGCGCCTAGCAGTCCGACTGGGGGCTCAGGCCTTGCTG GGGGCTGCTAAGATGCTGCTGGACTCAGAGCAGCATCCAGGCCAGCTCAAGGACAATGTCTGCTCCCCCGGAGGCGCCACCATCCACGCCCTGCACTTCCTAGAGAGCGGGGGCTTCCGCTCCCTGCTCATCAATGCAGTTGAGGCCTCCTGCATCCGAACACG AGAGCTGCAGTCCATGGCAGACCAAGAAAAGATCTCCTCAGCGGCCCTCAAGAAGACCCTCCTGGACAGAGTGAAGCTGGAATCCCCCACAGTGTCCACACTGACCCCCGGCAGCTCAGGGAAGCTTCTCACGAGAAGCCCGGCCCCGGGAGGCAAAAAGGACTGA